The following proteins come from a genomic window of Nitrosopumilus sp.:
- a CDS encoding M3 family oligoendopeptidase, whose product MAEYKLEKWDLSELAKNPKSREFQKQIQELEKQSEKFEKIKTKLDPKMSSEKFMNILHQVEEISEKMSKIGGYASLSYSSDTQSDEATSLMTRMSKLGSEISNKILFFDLWWKTQVDEKNAKRLMKNAGEITEYLSHKRLVAKYALSEPEERIINTLDVTGISALVKLYDKITNAYEYKMKIGNKTRKMTREELTNYVRSTNSKIRETAYKTILTKYTENKGVIGEIYQNIVLNWRDEGIEIRGYKSPISMRNIGNDVDDKTIESLLAVCRKNSPVFQKFFLQKAKMLRMKKLRRYDLYAPAASNIKEKNYSYNSSVKLVFESLGRFSETLEEFARKVFNENHIDSSVRQGKRDGAFCSTLTPKITPYVLVNFTGKSRDVFTLAHELGHAVHSQAAQDRSILVQDAPLPLAETASTFSELLLYDNLSDKISNDEKKIMLSEKIDDLYATILRQSFFTIFEVDAHEQIGKGTTVDEISKTYMKNLKEQFGNSVNLSEDFAIEWSCIPHFYHTPFYCYAYSFGNLLALSLFQRYKKEGRDFVPAYIEILAAGGSKKPEKLLLEHGFDIRSPKFWQEGFDYVRDQVKTLSSLN is encoded by the coding sequence ATGGCAGAGTATAAGCTTGAAAAATGGGATCTGTCAGAATTGGCAAAAAACCCAAAAAGCCGGGAATTTCAAAAACAGATTCAAGAATTGGAAAAACAATCAGAAAAATTTGAAAAAATTAAAACAAAATTAGATCCCAAAATGTCATCGGAAAAATTTATGAATATCTTACATCAAGTTGAAGAAATTTCTGAGAAAATGAGTAAAATCGGTGGATATGCATCATTGTCCTATTCATCAGACACACAGTCAGATGAGGCAACATCACTTATGACAAGAATGTCAAAGTTAGGTTCTGAGATTTCAAACAAGATTTTATTTTTTGATTTATGGTGGAAAACTCAAGTTGATGAAAAAAATGCAAAGCGACTTATGAAAAATGCAGGTGAGATAACAGAATACCTATCACACAAGAGACTAGTTGCAAAATATGCATTGAGTGAGCCTGAAGAGCGAATAATCAACACGTTAGACGTCACTGGAATATCAGCACTAGTAAAACTCTACGACAAGATCACAAATGCCTATGAATACAAAATGAAGATAGGAAATAAAACAAGAAAAATGACAAGGGAAGAACTTACCAATTATGTTCGAAGCACAAATTCAAAAATTCGTGAAACAGCTTACAAAACAATTCTGACAAAATATACTGAGAACAAGGGAGTGATCGGCGAAATCTATCAAAATATTGTTCTGAATTGGAGAGACGAAGGGATAGAGATTAGAGGATACAAATCCCCAATCTCAATGCGAAATATTGGAAATGATGTAGATGATAAAACTATAGAATCGCTTCTTGCAGTATGCAGAAAAAACTCCCCAGTATTTCAAAAATTCTTTCTTCAAAAAGCAAAGATGCTGAGGATGAAAAAACTGAGAAGGTATGACTTGTATGCACCCGCAGCTTCCAACATTAAAGAAAAAAATTATTCGTACAATAGTTCTGTAAAACTTGTTTTTGAATCTCTAGGAAGATTCAGTGAGACGCTAGAAGAGTTTGCAAGAAAAGTGTTCAATGAGAATCACATCGATTCCTCAGTAAGACAAGGAAAAAGAGACGGTGCATTTTGTAGTACTCTTACTCCAAAAATCACACCATATGTTCTAGTGAACTTTACAGGAAAATCAAGAGATGTGTTTACTTTAGCTCATGAATTAGGTCATGCAGTTCACAGTCAAGCAGCACAGGATAGGTCCATCCTTGTTCAAGACGCACCGTTGCCCTTAGCTGAGACAGCGTCCACATTTTCGGAATTACTGCTATATGATAATTTATCAGACAAAATTTCTAATGATGAGAAAAAGATCATGCTATCAGAAAAAATAGATGATCTGTACGCAACAATTCTCAGACAGTCATTTTTTACAATTTTTGAAGTAGATGCTCATGAGCAAATTGGCAAAGGCACTACAGTCGATGAGATTTCAAAGACATACATGAAAAACCTTAAAGAGCAATTTGGGAATTCGGTAAATCTTTCAGAAGACTTTGCAATAGAATGGAGTTGCATTCCACACTTTTATCACACACCATTTTACTGCTATGCATACTCTTTTGGCAATTTGTTGGCATTGTCTCTATTTCAAAGATACAAAAAGGAAGGAAGGGATTTTGTTCCAGCATACATTGAAATTCTTGCTGCCGGTGGTTCTAAAAAACCAGAAAAACTTCTCTTGGAGCATGGCTTTGATATCAGATCACCAAAGTTTTGGCAAGAGGGATTTGATTATGTCAGAGACCAGGTTAAAACACTTTCATCATTAAACTGA
- a CDS encoding DUF4443 domain-containing protein gives MQQQIKTLQKITSRKRTSKSLTFSIPHVLKSILLLSKQKYVSRATLCDELHMGEGAVRTLISYLKEYEFVDSIKAGTFLTTKGKNFAKKFQEAMPYQSFLKKCCLTNGDHNCAIILRKEHVSNIGNGMQQRDYAILYGADDALTLRFKNGEFVFVGDEVVCFADESEIKENLIEALHPRNNDIVIITSSNDKFVVEISAINTALWTLGSQK, from the coding sequence ATGCAGCAACAGATCAAAACATTGCAAAAAATAACATCCAGAAAAAGAACAAGTAAATCTTTGACATTTAGTATACCACACGTTCTAAAGTCAATTTTGCTGTTGTCAAAACAAAAGTATGTAAGCAGAGCGACTTTGTGCGATGAACTGCACATGGGAGAAGGGGCAGTAAGAACATTGATTTCATATCTCAAAGAATATGAATTTGTAGATTCGATAAAAGCAGGAACGTTTCTTACAACAAAGGGTAAAAACTTTGCAAAAAAGTTTCAAGAGGCAATGCCATATCAGAGTTTTTTGAAAAAATGCTGCCTTACAAATGGAGATCACAATTGTGCAATAATTCTTAGAAAAGAACACGTCTCAAACATAGGAAATGGAATGCAGCAAAGAGACTATGCAATTTTGTACGGGGCAGATGACGCTTTGACTTTGAGATTCAAGAACGGGGAATTTGTTTTTGTAGGAGATGAGGTGGTATGTTTTGCAGACGAATCAGAAATAAAAGAGAATTTGATTGAGGCATTGCATCCAAGGAACAATGACATCGTCATCATTACATCATCTAATGACAAATTTGTAGTTGAAATATCTGCAATCAATACTGCGTTGTGGACATTAGGATCACAAAAATAG
- a CDS encoding UBP-type zinc finger domain-containing protein produces the protein MPKKCEHFLQEKDVSPNTVSCEECEKEHLPVVAIRMCLTCGHVGCCDSSMGKHATKHFEETGHPVMKAIPNDIWKWCYVHKEYY, from the coding sequence ATGCCAAAAAAATGCGAACATTTCTTACAAGAAAAAGATGTTTCTCCAAATACTGTTAGTTGTGAAGAATGCGAAAAAGAGCACTTGCCAGTGGTTGCGATTAGGATGTGTTTGACATGTGGGCATGTTGGATGCTGTGATTCATCAATGGGAAAGCATGCAACTAAACACTTTGAGGAAACAGGACACCCAGTTATGAAGGCAATCCCAAATGATATTTGGAAGTGGTGTTATGTTCATAAAGAATACTACTAA
- a CDS encoding CbtA family protein, with translation MRTVLFLAIVLVSGAIAGTFHGMANLAIVEPYLDQAIGIENQNLFASGEEEDTPQFWVEYNSYRDWQKGGQVLAGAILGTSIGALFGIVYALSRNSLPGKTDLQKSFVLAGIMWLSIYLIPFLKYPANPPTVGDAETVVLRAILYLSFIAISGFGVIGFYQVYKRLKKNAKVLAFVGYVAFIGIVFALMPANPDEVTAPMDLVNGFRAMSVVAVSVFWVSVATILGMLWHKFRPDSEISVEKTP, from the coding sequence ATGAGAACTGTACTCTTTTTGGCAATTGTCTTGGTATCTGGCGCAATTGCAGGAACCTTTCATGGAATGGCAAACCTTGCAATAGTAGAACCCTATCTTGATCAAGCAATTGGGATTGAAAACCAGAATCTGTTTGCATCCGGTGAAGAAGAAGACACACCGCAATTCTGGGTTGAATACAATAGTTACCGTGACTGGCAGAAAGGTGGACAAGTTTTGGCTGGTGCCATACTAGGAACATCAATTGGCGCATTATTTGGAATTGTTTATGCTTTGTCTAGAAATTCTTTACCGGGAAAGACTGACTTGCAAAAATCATTTGTTCTTGCAGGAATCATGTGGCTTTCAATATACTTGATTCCATTTTTGAAATATCCTGCAAATCCTCCCACTGTTGGAGATGCTGAAACTGTAGTGTTGCGAGCAATACTCTATCTATCATTTATTGCAATTTCTGGATTTGGAGTAATTGGGTTTTATCAAGTGTACAAACGTCTAAAGAAAAATGCCAAGGTTTTGGCATTTGTTGGATATGTTGCATTCATTGGGATTGTTTTTGCATTAATGCCTGCAAATCCCGATGAAGTAACTGCTCCGATGGATTTGGTAAATGGATTCAGAGCAATGTCAGTTGTTGCAGTTAGTGTGTTTTGGGTGTCGGTTGCAACTATTCTGGGCATGCTCTGGCACAAATTCAGACCCGATTCAGAGATTTCTGTGGAAAAAACCCCATAG
- a CDS encoding type II toxin-antitoxin system RelE/ParE family toxin produces MAWQVIWSEKSVKQLEKIDKKKAQRVYDAVLDCTQDPFNIVLRLTNSPFYRLRVGNYRVILDLQQSKMIIFVIEVDHRGRVYKK; encoded by the coding sequence ATGGCATGGCAGGTCATATGGTCGGAAAAGTCTGTAAAACAGCTAGAAAAAATAGACAAGAAAAAGGCACAAAGAGTTTATGATGCAGTGTTGGATTGTACACAAGATCCATTCAATATTGTACTAAGACTGACAAATTCACCATTTTACAGACTGAGAGTAGGAAACTACAGAGTTATTTTGGATCTGCAGCAAAGTAAAATGATAATCTTTGTAATCGAAGTCGATCATAGAGGAAGAGTTTACAAAAAATAA
- a CDS encoding ATP-binding protein, translating to MNKKKWAWYALIFSIILSILIITIEIYSIEEENIKTSITENQVKIQEIIAKSISKNISSEIELIVFELGELAESEELQKDIGTVESSQLIAHTFSRLNSISPTAQILALDGNFTVQSQVSKTHNSFVGATVKGLSGLINSEKNSSQSEPAILSIDTLLFDEPEIAITYPIIDEETKMPKGLLLVTFASSEFFKRHGNIYDVESQFLMVMDENHILLIDPSTENIGKNFFDEEIQQQIGNNSFSNNHIKNVLQGNLATAIFTLNDDIGERIITGIPVVINDKIEFMFAVVTPTQSINKEIDEIIFYTKIQTVFLLLAIIVVLLAFLLKRSQSFKKEKLTVIGQLSSNIAHDIRNPLGTIKNAGVIISKENNDKNEIISREINRINLSVRRISHQIEEVLNYVRTTPLILKPHSINQTLYEAINTLTVPKNIDINTPKNDMTVNFDHEKILIVFVNIILNAIQSIGDEKGHINISTQETESDIIIKFENSGPNIPLKDLKHIFDTLFTTKLEGTGLGLSSCKNIVEQHKGDIKATNNPVVFSIRLPK from the coding sequence GTGAATAAAAAAAAATGGGCATGGTATGCACTCATTTTTTCAATAATTCTTTCAATACTAATCATCACAATTGAGATATACAGTATAGAAGAAGAAAACATCAAAACATCAATAACAGAAAATCAAGTCAAAATTCAAGAAATCATTGCAAAATCAATATCCAAAAATATTTCATCAGAGATTGAGTTAATCGTATTTGAGCTAGGAGAGTTGGCTGAATCAGAGGAATTACAAAAAGATATTGGAACAGTGGAGTCAAGTCAATTAATTGCGCATACATTTAGTAGACTGAACTCTATTTCTCCTACGGCGCAAATTCTGGCATTAGATGGAAATTTTACAGTTCAGTCCCAAGTGAGTAAAACTCACAACTCATTTGTGGGTGCAACAGTCAAAGGATTATCAGGATTAATAAATTCTGAGAAAAATAGCTCACAGTCAGAGCCCGCAATACTTTCAATCGACACCCTTCTTTTTGACGAGCCAGAAATAGCAATCACATATCCAATAATAGACGAAGAGACAAAAATGCCCAAAGGGCTCCTTTTAGTAACATTCGCATCAAGTGAATTTTTCAAGAGACATGGAAACATCTATGATGTTGAATCACAGTTTTTGATGGTCATGGATGAGAATCATATTTTGTTAATTGATCCCAGTACTGAAAATATTGGAAAAAATTTCTTTGATGAAGAAATTCAGCAACAAATAGGCAACAATTCTTTTTCCAACAACCATATCAAAAATGTGCTTCAGGGCAATCTAGCTACGGCGATTTTTACTTTAAATGACGATATTGGGGAGAGAATAATCACTGGAATTCCAGTCGTAATCAATGATAAAATTGAATTCATGTTTGCGGTAGTAACTCCCACCCAATCAATTAACAAAGAGATTGACGAGATTATTTTTTACACAAAAATTCAAACTGTTTTTTTGTTGTTAGCAATAATAGTTGTACTGTTAGCATTTTTGCTAAAACGATCACAGAGTTTTAAAAAAGAAAAGCTGACAGTAATAGGACAGCTTTCATCAAACATTGCTCATGACATACGAAACCCATTAGGAACAATAAAAAATGCAGGGGTGATCATAAGCAAAGAAAATAACGACAAAAATGAAATTATTTCAAGGGAGATAAACAGAATAAATCTATCAGTACGACGCATTTCACACCAGATTGAAGAAGTGTTAAACTATGTAAGAACAACACCGCTAATTCTTAAACCACATTCAATCAATCAAACACTATACGAAGCAATCAACACATTAACTGTTCCAAAAAACATCGACATCAATACTCCAAAAAACGACATGACCGTAAATTTTGATCATGAAAAAATACTCATAGTGTTTGTAAATATCATTCTTAATGCAATTCAGTCAATTGGAGATGAAAAAGGACATATCAATATCAGCACGCAGGAAACCGAATCAGACATCATAATCAAATTCGAGAATTCTGGCCCCAACATACCATTAAAGGATCTAAAACATATTTTTGACACCTTATTTACAACAAAACTAGAGGGTACAGGATTGGGGTTATCTAGTTGTAAAAACATAGTAGAACAGCACAAAGGAGACATAAAAGCCACCAACAATCCAGTAGTATTTTCAATCAGGTTGCCCAAATGA
- a CDS encoding response regulator: MTNTQILLVDDDAQFLEATEYMLKYENYDVVTAKNGEEAIRKYNESHPYIVLMDLKMPIMNGYDAFFKIKKEHPDAKIVFTSAYAINNEEFENAQKSGLFGLLTKPFDLNELKNLISSKN; the protein is encoded by the coding sequence ATGACAAACACGCAAATTCTTCTCGTTGATGACGATGCTCAATTTTTGGAGGCTACGGAGTATATGCTAAAATATGAAAATTATGATGTAGTAACTGCAAAAAACGGCGAGGAGGCCATCAGAAAATACAACGAATCTCACCCATACATAGTACTGATGGATCTCAAAATGCCAATAATGAATGGATATGACGCGTTTTTTAAAATAAAAAAAGAGCATCCGGATGCAAAGATTGTATTTACATCTGCATATGCAATAAATAATGAAGAATTTGAAAATGCACAAAAATCAGGACTGTTTGGTCTACTAACAAAACCATTTGATTTGAATGAATTGAAAAATTTGATTTCATCAAAAAACTAA
- a CDS encoding inorganic diphosphatase → MSKNFWHDIESGNDIPEIINVIVEIPKGSMNKYEYDKKHNMIKLDRVLFSPFHYPGDYGLIPQSLSDDGDPLDALVLVTNSTYPGILIEARPIGLLQMKDDGKLDDKIICVATNDPRYLHTTDISDIEDHYRSEIAHFFQVYKDLEGKKVEILGWKSAKEAKIVIVESIKRYKDTLKKY, encoded by the coding sequence ATGAGCAAGAATTTTTGGCACGATATTGAATCAGGAAACGATATTCCCGAAATAATTAATGTGATAGTTGAGATTCCAAAAGGTTCTATGAACAAATACGAATATGACAAAAAACACAACATGATAAAATTAGACAGAGTTCTTTTCTCACCTTTTCATTATCCAGGAGATTATGGGTTAATACCTCAAAGCTTATCTGATGACGGAGATCCGCTTGATGCATTGGTACTAGTAACAAATTCCACATATCCAGGAATCCTAATCGAGGCAAGACCTATTGGATTACTGCAAATGAAAGACGACGGAAAACTAGATGATAAAATAATTTGTGTTGCCACAAATGATCCTAGATATTTACACACCACAGACATTTCAGATATCGAAGATCACTACCGTTCAGAAATTGCCCACTTTTTCCAGGTATACAAAGACTTGGAGGGAAAAAAAGTAGAGATACTAGGGTGGAAGTCTGCAAAAGAAGCAAAGATTGTCATTGTTGAATCGATTAAAAGATACAAAGATACTTTGAAAAAATACTAA
- a CDS encoding CbtB domain-containing protein has protein sequence MSLPTGIMVSKSKVPVFAIALLAMIFVVGLFVVGYDQGHIFSVVLGEQAYEDLYIHELTHDMRHAAGFPCH, from the coding sequence TTGTCACTTCCTACTGGGATTATGGTTTCAAAATCCAAGGTTCCAGTATTTGCAATTGCACTTTTAGCTATGATCTTTGTAGTAGGATTGTTTGTTGTAGGTTATGATCAGGGACATATCTTCAGTGTTGTGTTAGGGGAGCAGGCATACGAAGACCTGTACATACATGAACTTACACATGACATGCGCCATGCAGCAGGATTTCCTTGTCACTAG